A window of Fodinibius salinus contains these coding sequences:
- the rimP gene encoding ribosome maturation factor RimP: MSNKVTNKLKEIAESVLSTTDFFLVDIEIKGGDIPEVWVSVDGEDRGVNMDECAEISNEMSFLLEAHDIFSDKYRINVSSPGLDRPLVDKRQYPKNKGRKARVAFTDEGEDREVQGILQDVFEDEIVIEMEEESKSIAFDKLVETTIIPSFK; this comes from the coding sequence GTGTCCAACAAAGTAACAAACAAATTAAAAGAAATTGCCGAGTCGGTTCTTTCAACAACCGATTTTTTTCTCGTCGATATTGAGATAAAGGGCGGGGATATTCCAGAAGTATGGGTATCGGTGGACGGCGAAGATCGCGGCGTTAATATGGATGAATGTGCAGAAATTAGTAACGAGATGAGTTTTTTGCTTGAAGCTCACGATATTTTCTCTGATAAATATCGGATTAATGTTTCGTCTCCGGGCTTAGATCGTCCGCTGGTTGACAAGCGGCAATACCCAAAAAACAAGGGACGAAAAGCAAGAGTTGCTTTTACAGATGAAGGCGAGGATCGTGAAGTGCAAGGTATTTTACAGGATGTATTTGAAGATGAAATTGTAATCGAAATGGAAGAAGAGTCCAAATCGATTGCATTTGATAAGCTGGTAGAAACAACAATTATTCCCTCATTCAAATAA